DNA sequence from the Oncorhynchus nerka isolate Pitt River linkage group LG9b, Oner_Uvic_2.0, whole genome shotgun sequence genome:
TTCATGTTTAGATTGAGCATTTGGCTGTTTTGGCTTCTAGATCCAGTTTGCCCTAACATGTACAGACTAAGGATTAACATTATGCTCAATTAGTCCAACATTGGGCTAGGTGGTAACTAACATATCCTGATCCCGTATCTATTAGGCTAGCTAGTTGGACATGCCATCTCATCTGTTTATGTAAATATGACATGAGACATTTATTTACCATGTTTTTATTCTGTTTTTCCAAAGATGTCCTGGTTCTTCCATGTCAATCAAGGCTCAAACCAGCAGCCCCCTGTCATGATGCCCCCAGCTGCTGGTGCCCTGTCTAGCAACACACACTATCCGACAATCAGTAGCAACACACTGGATACAGCTAACACTGCTGGGCAGGGTTGGCTCTGCACACAGTCCAGTTCGTCTTCACCCAGCCTGGCAGACTTTCCGTCAGTACCACAGGGTTTAGTGCCTCCCAGCTTGGAGAACCTATCTTGTACCTCTCTGAAGTCAGCGGCAGGCAGAGAGCCCCTACCACTCTCCTACGTAACTCTTCAGGAGCAGCGTTGTGTATTGAGCTGGTTCTTGAGCTGGAGCACTGCCCAGAGGGAAAGGTTTCTGCAGGACCTGTTGGGGAAAGCTGTGCCAGGGAAAGTGTGTACCCTCCTCGAGTCGCTCAATACGCTACAGGTACAACCCATCCTGCTATCACAATTATTTAATGGTTTGTCCTACAGTTCGTTACCAGCTACTAGTAATGTAACAGTC
Encoded proteins:
- the LOC115114679 gene encoding uncharacterized protein C14orf119 homolog; protein product: MTISPITHTSNWTKAYSVGWGDLLRATSLVVRFWKHKDLIFHIGQKQKMSWFFHVNQGSNQQPPVMMPPAAGALSSNTHYPTISSNTLDTANTAGQGWLCTQSSSSSPSLADFPSVPQGLVPPSLENLSCTSLKSAAGREPLPLSYVTLQEQRCVLSWFLSWSTAQRERFLQDLLGKAVPGKVCTLLESLNTLQVKDSPPNIFECQLRLWTQWFESWNEEERNSFLHILEERDPIFVAHFYRGVAGTAGRD